The proteins below are encoded in one region of Fervidicoccaceae archaeon:
- a CDS encoding translation initiation factor IF-2 subunit gamma — MGEEWRQPEVNIGTAGHVDHGKTTLVAALTGVWTSRHSEELKRGMTIKLGYADGAIYRCSGCEPPQAYSPFPTCAECPEGSEPLLERRVSYVDAPGHEVLMATMLSGAALMDGALLVVAANEKCPQPQTLEHFVALQIIGTKRLIIVQNKVDIVSPERAKESYAEIKKLVEGTWAEDAPIIPVSALKRANVDALLMAIQEYIPTPERDPSKPPLMYVARSFDVNKPGTPADKLVGGVVGGSVMQGELRVGQEVVLTPGTKVVKPSGRETYEPLRTKITSMRFGDVEVERARPGGLVAIGTELDPSLAKADGLVGNVLTLSGKEPESLTEIEVEYHLLERVVGLREFKRVEPVRPKELLMLTIGTAITLGTVTSVSGDSMEVSLRRPVAHIEGSRVALGRQVLGRWRLIGWGILR, encoded by the coding sequence ATGGGTGAGGAGTGGAGGCAGCCGGAGGTCAACATAGGGACTGCCGGTCACGTGGACCACGGCAAGACCACACTCGTGGCAGCGCTGACGGGGGTCTGGACGTCTAGGCATAGCGAGGAGCTCAAGCGAGGCATGACGATAAAGCTCGGCTACGCGGATGGGGCCATATACAGGTGCTCGGGCTGCGAGCCCCCCCAAGCTTACTCGCCCTTCCCCACCTGCGCTGAGTGCCCCGAGGGCTCTGAGCCTCTGCTCGAGAGGAGGGTGTCGTATGTAGACGCCCCTGGCCACGAAGTGTTAATGGCCACGATGCTCTCCGGCGCGGCTCTCATGGACGGGGCGCTGCTCGTGGTGGCTGCGAACGAGAAGTGCCCTCAGCCTCAAACTCTGGAGCACTTCGTGGCGCTCCAGATAATTGGGACGAAGAGGCTCATCATAGTTCAGAACAAGGTCGATATTGTGAGCCCGGAGCGGGCCAAGGAGAGTTATGCTGAGATAAAGAAGCTCGTCGAGGGCACGTGGGCCGAGGACGCTCCGATAATACCCGTGAGCGCGTTGAAGAGAGCTAACGTGGACGCCCTCCTGATGGCCATACAGGAGTACATACCAACTCCCGAGAGAGATCCATCGAAGCCCCCCCTCATGTACGTGGCCAGGAGTTTTGATGTCAATAAGCCCGGTACGCCCGCGGATAAGCTCGTGGGAGGAGTGGTGGGCGGCAGCGTGATGCAGGGGGAGCTGAGGGTGGGGCAAGAGGTGGTTCTGACTCCGGGGACTAAGGTGGTAAAGCCGAGCGGTCGCGAGACCTACGAGCCCCTCCGCACGAAGATAACATCCATGAGGTTCGGAGACGTGGAGGTAGAGAGGGCTAGGCCGGGAGGCTTGGTGGCGATTGGGACCGAGCTAGACCCCTCTCTCGCGAAAGCGGACGGGCTCGTGGGGAACGTCTTGACGCTCTCTGGCAAAGAGCCCGAGAGTCTCACGGAGATCGAGGTCGAGTACCACCTCCTCGAGAGAGTCGTGGGTCTACGCGAATTCAAGCGCGTCGAGCCCGTGAGACCTAAGGAGCTCCTCATGTTGACTATAGGGACGGCGATAACGTTGGGCACTGTGACGAGCGTGAGCGGGGACTCTATGGAGGTGTCGCTGAGGAGGCCCGTGGCCCACATCGAGGGGTCCAGAGTAGCTCTGGGCAGACAGGTATTGGGGAGATGGAGGCTCATAGGTTGGGGCATCCTGAGGTAG
- a CDS encoding S6e family ribosomal protein, with the protein MPEFKLVVSIPRSKAERAEVRLMADDSLKLDKSHREKRALPRALISPSLAERIGLSQGDVALIKIPSAEGKTAKHHVQVYLSDSLEEDLVKLPAALLIEATGGEEARGEIEPSRAFQLQLDDSKSRRLLGLKIGDEIDASLVGLRGKLVITGGSDSSGFPMRPDVPGGAKKRVLISQPPGFRPKKRGLRERRIVRGNTIVDDLVQVNAKLVLD; encoded by the coding sequence ATGCCTGAGTTCAAGCTCGTTGTGTCGATACCGAGGAGCAAAGCGGAGAGAGCAGAGGTCAGGCTGATGGCCGACGACTCGTTGAAGCTCGACAAGAGCCACAGAGAGAAGAGAGCTCTCCCCCGAGCGTTGATAAGCCCTAGCTTGGCCGAGAGGATCGGGCTCAGCCAGGGCGACGTGGCCCTCATTAAGATTCCGAGCGCCGAAGGGAAAACAGCGAAGCACCACGTCCAGGTGTATCTCAGCGACTCTCTCGAGGAGGACCTCGTCAAGCTGCCGGCGGCTCTGCTGATCGAGGCGACGGGCGGCGAAGAGGCTAGAGGGGAAATAGAGCCGTCCCGCGCTTTCCAGCTCCAACTCGACGACTCTAAGAGCAGGAGGCTCCTGGGTCTCAAGATAGGGGACGAGATCGACGCCTCGCTCGTAGGGCTCAGAGGAAAGCTCGTCATAACTGGGGGCTCGGATAGCAGCGGGTTCCCCATGAGGCCGGACGTGCCGGGCGGAGCGAAGAAGAGGGTACTGATCTCTCAGCCTCCCGGCTTCAGGCCCAAGAAGAGGGGGCTCAGAGAGCGCAGAATCGTGAGGGGCAACACTATAGTCGACGACTTGGTCCAGGTCAACGCGAAGCTCGTGCTAGATTGA